One region of Trichoderma breve strain T069 chromosome 7 map unlocalized scaffold00007, whole genome shotgun sequence genomic DNA includes:
- a CDS encoding fungal specific transcription factor domain-containing protein has protein sequence MPQQSKKDSQPPLSAQEGRELDDLGFGGISSRLSPPEAAHDELFPHALQTPVSYSGDEPAASSCCNISQDGSFHSIPAELSPTLPSSSTIFPVSQSVAGEIFSHVNDYIPGNEEGVPLTYSFSGLPDFRTTGLDWLSVDMPNFGLNSEPWAIASILNHPNTQSPTSSNQSGFDTERIIPPHSYQPRTPPTAKSRTGNLVNSHNLHPVESSYTGQPWPFDQARDSPPHRYSLPPLRDILRSTSGNRNKRLNSLVSFLSDGYLPNLSSVEDSNAPQVFGDLHRLLDLYFSRFHDIQPIIHRPTWNMFSCPTILLTSMACVGALLSDDEQDTELSSMLSEICLPMISWLGATDGGNYRDISYLNALCLHQIYSLGSGNRQLYQNADRSRGVLIGSLRGMGLLGSSSWGIMDETQDTTELPGAENDMGLLNRQWLSWVGQEHECRSAWAAFEYDCSLCTLTSRRGAIDLSELPRKLPCNESLWGATSAQAWLALRSHLSISPSLSNTLKDIFSGKQMSNSLGTWARRLCSQVIGRLLWDLKQLEVVAMPEHFGLPSLLGAHQQSKKLLLRSLNHLLGSMASPSNTPELISYNISGLLCNYSHLYAAEDIMDAIIYIVRHHISQDSSKNLYNVEVAQMRLRSAFTQDAHKGRMLLWHAAQIVGIANEYLVSAPCEIMRVFMAYIFILAYSTYGPRFASSANDQAPLRLDLPCHENTSRRRSVADWVSIGGPFKS, from the exons ATGCCACAACAATCGAAGAAAGACTCACAGCCGCCTCTCTCGGCacaagaagggcgagaaCTGGATGATCTCGGGTTTGGTGGTATCTCATCGAGATTGAGTCCACCTGAAGCTGCACATGACGAACTTTTCCCACACGCCCTTCAAACTCCAGTATCTTACTCTGGGGATGAGCCTGCTGCCTCATCCTGCTGCAATATCTCTCAAGATGGATCTTTTCACTCGATACCTGCAGAACTTTCTCCTACACTGCCGTCTAGCTCAACTATATTTCCCGTCTCACAGTCCGTTGCTGGCGAAATATTTTCGCATGTCAATGACTACATCCCTGGAAATGAAGAGGGAGTGCCCTTAACCTATTCATTTTCTGGTTTGCCTGACTTTCGAACGACTGGTCTTGACTGGCTTAGTGTTGATATGCCCAACTTTGGTCTCAACTCTGAACCGTGGGCTATTGCAAGTATTTTGAACCACCCCAACACCCAGTCGCCTACCAGTTCGAATCAATCTGGGTTTGACACAGAAAGAATTATTCCACCCCATTCTTATCAGCCTCGCACCCCGCCAACTGCCAAAAGCAGAACAGGAAATTTGGTGAATAGCCACAATCTGCATCCAGTAGAATCCAGCTATACAGGACAACCTTGGCCATTTGACCAAGCCCGAGATTCACCTCCCCATCGGTACTCTTTACCACCTCTGAGAGACATTCTAAGAAGCACATCAGGCAACCGAAACAAGCGCCTGAACAGCCTAGTGTCATTTCTTTCCGACGGCTATCTTCCGAACCTATCGTCTGTGGAAGATAGTAATGCCCCTCAGGTATTTGGCGATTTACACAGACTACTTGATCTTTATTTCTCGCGATTTCACGATATCCAACCGATTATCCACCGGCCAACTTGGAACATGTTTTCTTGTCCGACAATCCTTCTCACCTCAATGGCTTGCGTGGGAGCGCTGCTCTCAGATGATGAACAGGATACAGAGCTTTCATCGATGCTTAGTGAAATTTGCTTACCAATGATTTCATGGCTG GGTGCTACAGATGGAGGGAATTACCGAGACATCTCTTATCTTAATGCGCTCTGCCTGCATCAAATCTACTCTCTCGGATCTGGAAATAGACAACTCTATCAAAATGCTGACCGTTCCAGAGGTGTTTTGATTGGAAGTTTACGAGGCATGGGCCTTTTAGGCTCCTCATCATGGGGCATCATGGACGAAACCCAAGACACTACTGAACTACCTGGGGCTGAAAACGACATGGGGCTTTTGAATCGTCAATGGCTATCTTGGGTTGGCCAAGAACACGAATGCAGATCAGCTTGGGCCGCATTCGAATACGATTGCAGCCTCTGTACTCTTACTAGCCGCCGAGGAGCTATTGACCTGAGCGAACTGCCTCGAAAGTTGCCCTGTAATGAATCATTATGGGGTGCTACGTCAGCACAAGCTTGGTTGGCGCTCCGATCACATCTAAGCATCTCCCCAAGCCTTTCAAATACTTTAAAAGACATATTTTCAGGGAAACAGATGAGTAATTCCTTGGGGACATGGGCTCGAAGACTTTGCTCGCAGGTCATAGGGCGCCTCTTGTGGGATTTGAAACAGCTAGAGGTGGTGGCAATGCCGGAGCATTTCGGCCTTCCCTCCCTTCTAGGTGCACACCAACAATCCAAAAAACTTTTACTGCGTTCTCTTAACCACTTACTTGGCTCCATGGCCTCTCCTTCCAACACCCCTGAGCTGATTAGTTACAA CATATCTGGACTTCTTTGCAATTACTCACACCTCTATGCTGCTGAGGATATAATGGATGCTATTATCTACATAGTTCGCCATCACATATCACAGGATTCTTCGAAGAATCTATATAACGTAGAAGTCGCCCAAATGAGGTTGAGATCCGCATTCACACAAGACGCTCACAAGGGCAGAATGCTCCTCTGGCACGCGGCACAAATCGTTGGCATTGCTAACGAGTACCTGGTCTCGGCGCCATGCGAAATCATGCGCGTGTTCATGGCTTACATCTTCATACTGGCCTATTCTACATATGGCCCACGGTTTGCGTCTTCTGCCAACGACCAAGCACCTCTGCGGCTGGACCTTCCATGCCACGAGAACACGTCTCGAAGACGCTCTGTTGCAGACTGGGTTAGCATAGGAGGGCCG TTTAAGTCGTGA
- a CDS encoding putative cyclase domain-containing protein — protein sequence MHTRSVSDIEPIALLQESPDIPVNLNSLPFDRLPNPRQVWPFPSQSAEEGLGRLVLLTPDVVASAAASCIKTGRRISLNWDLTKLDVANFNRAPAQHHIIPLLNGTAFDDLYVFNPQQSSQWDGLRHFSAPFPTKDNPKQRLFYGGVTSAEIEDRKNTRIGIQHWAKQGICGRGVLLDYVSYAERHGIEYSTFSDHGVSLEVLLEIAKEEDINFRHGDILFVRIGVTKEWDTKMTPADKLAYAQSSNPLHAGVEGTEEVLKWIWNTRFSAVASDAISFEVYPPKQSYRRNGDQGDAPGVFLHEYLIAGWGMPVGELFDLEELSRICKEEQRWEFFVVASPLNMPGGVSSPPNCIAIF from the coding sequence ATGCATACGCGTTCTGTATCAGACATTGAGCCCATCGCGTTGCTACAGGAATCTCCAGATATTCCTGTTAACCTGAATTCACTACCTTTCGACCGTCTCCCAAATCCCCGCCAAGTCTggccatttccttctcagTCTGCCGAAGAAGGTTTGGGCcgccttgtccttctcaCCCCTGATGTCgtggcatctgctgctgcatcatgcATCAAGACTGGCCGTCGCATATCCCTTAATTGGGACTTAACAAAGCTGGATGTCGCCAATTTCAACAGAGCCCCGGCACAGCACCACATCATTCCTCTCCTCAATGGTACGGCTTTTGACGATCTCTATGTGTTCAATCCACAACAGTCTTCACAGTGGGATGGGCTGCGCCACTTCTCAGCTCCGTTTCCTACGAAAGACAACCCCAAACAGCGACTGTTCTATGGCGGTGTCACCTCGGCAGAGATTGAAGACCGAAAGAATACGCGCATTGGGATACAACATTGGGCAAAACAGGGTATATGCGGTCGAGGCGTGCTCCTTGACTACGTTTCGTACGCGGAGCGGCACGGGATAGAGTACAGCACCTTTTCCGATCATGGAGTGTCATTGGAAGTTCTTCTGGAAattgcaaaagaagaagacatcAATTTTCGCCACGGTGATATTCTCTTTGTTCGCATTGGAGTCACGAAAGAATGGGATACCAAAATGACTCCGGCGGATAAGCTTGCTTATGCGCAGAGTTCAAACCCTCTTCATGCAGGTGTTGAAGGCACGGAAGAAGTTCTAAAATGGATTTGGAATACAAGATTCTCTGCTGTTGCGAGTGATGCCATATCCTTCGAGGTTTATCCTCCGAAGCAATCATACCGGCGCAATGGAGACCAGGGAGATGCGCCTGGTGTATTTCTCCACGAGTATTTAATTGCTGGCTGGGGCATGCCTGTTGGAGAATTGTTCGACCTAGAAGAGCTCAGTCGAATTTGCAAGGAAGAACAGAGATGGGAGTTCTTTGTCGTCGCATCACCGCTCAACATGCCTGGTGGTGTAAGCAGCCCTCCAAACTGTATCGCTATTTTTTAA
- a CDS encoding sugar transporter domain-containing protein, producing MVVSHATLYNRLVTVAVAFGSLTYGYCSSIIGSTIGQPGWYAYFDLPPSGTPGYATKTTSAIATANGIYSAGGAVGSLFIMWAASALGRKQSIQIGGFFALLGGALQGGAVNIGMFQAGRFLAGVGIGILVTVCPMYMSELAPPEKRGWLVGHHAIFVVFGYMLSSWLGFACYFATAQQPDFAWRFPLCMQCFGPLVLLIASLWIPESPRWLLQKGKLEEAWIVVLNLRRSPEDQENMAAKEELYQIRAQITLDAARLKAIGCGPWMAVIKKKSYRKRMIIGFLTQWGAEFAGPLIINNYSVILYTNLGQTGYMPLLLSALWLTTAGLIYNPFGAWLHDKVNSRRWMFMVGLFGCLITTSGLAACVAQFAGTSNKAGNAAGVFFIFLYLAFQGTGCDTTMYIYVAEIFPTEIRPIGMGFSLFGQFSSTIILLQTAPIGIVNVGWKYYLVIIIWCIFFIPIVYFFFPETAKLSLEEISARFGDDVAVHVTDVPDEERRELDDFLKGKDVVHLEESQDPSGGGSIKS from the exons ATGGTCGTCTCTCATGCTACACTCTACAATCGCCTAGTGACCGTCGCGGTCGCTTTTGGCTCTCTT ACATACGGATACTGCTCTTCAATCATTGGCAGTACGATTGGCCAGCCGGGATGGTATGCCTACTTTGACCTTCCCCCAAGTGGCACTCCTGGTTATGCAACAAAAACCACTTCGGCAATTGCTACCGCCAATGGTATATATAGCGCGGGCGGTGCTGTTGGCTCTCTATTTATTATGTGGGCGGCATCGGCTCTGGGAAGGAAGCAGTCGATCCAAATCGGGGGGTTCTTCGCTCTCCTGGGGGGCGCTCTTCAAGGGGGTGCCGTGAATATCGG TATGTTTCAGGCAGGACGCTTTTTGGCAGGTGTCGGCATTGGCATCCTGGTAACAGTATGCCCTATGTATATGAGCGAGTTGGCGCCACCTGAGAAGCGCGGCTGGCTGGTCGGTCACCACGCAATTTTCGTTGTCTTTGGATATATGCTTTCAAGTTGGCTTGGATTTGCATGCTACTTTGCTACAGCTCAACAGCCGGACTTTGCATGGCGCTTCCCTCTTTGCATGCAATGCTTTGGCCCTCTGGTGCTGCTAATAGCATCACTATGGATCCCAGAATCACCTCGGTGGCTTTTGCAGAAAGGCAAGCTAGAAGAAGCATGGATAGTTGTGTTGAATCTCAGAAGGTCGCCAGAAGACCAAGAAAATATGGCTGCAAAAGAGGAACTCTATCAGATCCGAGCCCAGATTACACTTGACGCTGCAAGGCTAAAGGCTATTGGATGCGGGCCATGGATGGCCgtgatcaagaagaagagttaTCGGAAAAGAATGATTATTGGATTTCTAACTCAATGGGGTGCCGAATTTGCTGGACCTCTTATCATT AATAATTACTCGGTCATACTATATACCAATTTGGGTCAAACGGGTTACATGCCTCTGTTGCTCTCCGCACTCTGGCTCACCACCGCTGGCTTGATTTACAATCCATTTGGCGCCTGGCTACATGATAAGGTCAATTCGCGAAGGTGGATGTTCATGGTTGGTCTATTCGGCTGTTTAATTACCACCAGCGGGCTCGCGGCCTGCGTGGCCCAATTCGCAGGGACGTCGAACAAGGCTGGCAATGCAGCGGGAGtattcttcatttttctATACCTTGCATTTCAAGG AACCGGTTGCGATACGAcgatgtatatatatgttgCCGAGATCTTTCCTACAGAAATTCGTCCCATTGGCATGGggttttctcttttcgggCAATTCTCCAGCACTATCATTCTCCTACAAACTGCACCGATTGGAATCGTCAATGTTGGCTGGAAATACTAtcttgtcatcatcatctggtgTATCTTCTTTATCCCAATCGtgtatttcttctttcccgAAACAGCCAAACTGTCATTGGAAGAAATTTCGGCACGCTTCGGGGATGATGTTGCAGTCCATGTTACTGACGTCCCAGATGAGGAGCGCAGAGAGCTGGATGATTTTttgaaaggaaaagatgttGTTCATTTGGAGGAATCGCAGGATCCAagtggtggtggcagcatAAAATCTTAG
- a CDS encoding ribonuclease t2 family domain-containing protein, with the protein MGLRQLLVGAALSAGSVMAASVSCAMPLSCHNISAVADTCRFNYPGGQLLQTQFWDTNPSTGPNNSWTIHGLWPDNCDGTYEQNCDNSRAYTNITAILQEQDPCTLEYMQTYWKDYTGNDESFWEHEFGKHGTCISTLEPRCYPNYQPTQEVGDYFRRAVTLFQTLPSYDWLAAAGILPSSTTTYTLAAIQDALTSHFGHNVIINCNKNGELDELWYQYNVRGSVQSGVFVPVDPVGAPSTCPKTGIKYLPNTSTTRPTIPAGVLSGKAYIYVDTPSTTSPGFLISKGAWYRGGGTPATYTATPNADGTTFSLNSSKGKCAVLSDSSFSCDTSITAGSSFAYDGSHLTFEGSSTFYATEVPTGQAQGTVFTSPQVISLQVTWNPLS; encoded by the exons ATGGGATTGAGACAATTGCTGGTTGGGGCGGCCCTGAGCGCTGGCTCCGTGATGGCAGCCTCTGTGTCATGCGCCATGCCGTTGAGCTGTCACAATATCTCGGCTGTAGCTGATACTTGCCGCTTCAACTACCCCGGTGGTCAACTCCTTCAAACCCAATTTTGGGACACTAATCCATCGACTGGGCCGAATAACTCGTGGACCATCCATGGCCTCTG GCCCGACAATTGCGATGGAACTTATGAACAGAATTGTGATAATTCCAGAGCATACACCAATATCACTGCGATCCTTCAAGAGCAGGATCCCTGTACTCTGGAGTACATGCAAACATACTGGAAAGACTACACAGGCAACGATGAGAGCTTTTGGGAGCACGAATTCGGCAAGCATGGCACATGCATCAGCACTCTTGAACCCAGGTGCTATCCCAATTACCAGCCTACTCAGGAAGTTGGTGATTATTTCAGGAGGGCCGTCACTCTGTTCCAAACTCTCCCCTCATATGATTGGCTTGCCGCAGCTGGcatcttgccatcatcaacaactaCGTACACTCTGGCTGCAATCCAGGATGCTCTTACTTCGCATTTCGGCCacaacgtcatcatcaactgcAACAAGAATGGTGAGCTTGACGAGTTATGGTACCAATACAATGTCCGTGGCTCCGTTCAGTCAGGCGTGTTTGTCCCCGTTGACCCCGTTGGCGCACCCTCTACTTGCCCTAAGACTGGCATCAAATATCTGCCCAA CACTAGCACCACACGTCCGACCATACCGGCAGGTGTCCTTTCCGGCAAGGCTTACATATATGTCGACACTCCTAGCACAACGAGTCCTGGGTTCCTCATCAGCAAGGGGGCGTGGTATCGCGGCGGCGGTACCCCAGCTACGTACACTGCTACGCCAAACGCTGACGGCACGACATTTTCCCTGAACTCTAGTAAGGGCAAGTGCGCAGTCTTGAGCGACTCTTCCTTTAGCTGCGATACCTCCATCACTGCCGGCAGCAGTTTTGCCTATGATGGCTCGCATTTGACGTTTGAAGGATCATCGACTTTCTATGCCACTGAGGTTCCAACTGGACAAGCCCAGGGCACCGTATTTACGAGTCCTCAGGTAATCTCACTACAGGTTACCTGGAATCCTTTATCATAG